In a genomic window of Tursiops truncatus isolate mTurTru1 chromosome 7, mTurTru1.mat.Y, whole genome shotgun sequence:
- the B3GALT1 gene encoding beta-1,3-galactosyltransferase 1, with product MASKVSCLYVLTVVCWASALWYLSVTRPTSSYTGSKPFSHLTVARKNFTFGNIRTRPINPHSFEFLINEPNKCEKNIPFLVILISTTHKEFDARQAIRETWGDENNFKGIKIATLFLLGKNADPVLNQMVEQESQIFHDIIVEDFIDSYHNLTLKTLMGMRWVATFCSKAKYVMKTDSDIFVNMDNLIYKLLKPSTKPRRRYFTGYVINGGPIRDVRSKWYMPRDLYPDSNYPPFCSGTGYIFSADVAELIYKTSLHTRLLHLEDVYVGLCLRKLGIHPFQNSGFNHWKMAYSLCRYRRVITVHQISPEEMHRIWNDMSSKKHLRC from the coding sequence ATGGCTTCAAAGGTCTCCTGTTTATACGTTTTGACAGTCGTGTGCTGGGCCAGCGCTCTCTGGTACTTGAGTGTCACTCGCCCTACTTCTTCCTACACTGGCTCCAAGCCATTCAGCCATCTAACAGTTGCCAGGAAAAACTTCACCTTTGGCAACATAAGAACTCGACCTATAAACCCCCATTCTTTTGAATTTCTTATAAATGAGCCCAACAAGTGTGAGAAAAACATTCCTTTCCTCGTTATCCTCATCAGCACCACCCATAAAGAATTTGATGCCCGGCAGGCGATCCGAGAGACCTGGGGGGATGAGAACAACTTTAAAGGGATCAAGATAGCCACTCTCTTCCTCCTGGGCAAGAACGCTGATCCCGTTCTCAATCAGATGGTGGAGCAAGAAAGCCAGATCTTTCACGACATTATCGTGGAGGACTTCATTGATTCCTACCATAACCTTACCCTCAAAACCTTAATGGGGATGAGGTGGGTGGCCACTTTTTGTTCAAAAGCCAAGTACGTCATGAAAACAGACAGCGACATTTTTGTCAACATGGACAACCTTATTTATAAACTACTAAAACCGTCCACCAAGCCAAGAAGAAGGTATTTTACTGGCTATGTCATCAACGGAGGGCCAATCCGAGACGTCCGCAGTAAGTGGTATATGCCTAGGGATTTGTACCCCGACAGTAACTACCCACCCTTCTGCTCGGGGACCGGCTATATCTTTTCAGCTGATGTGGCTGAACTCATTTACAAGACCTCCCTCCACACCAGGCTGCTTCACCTGGAAGATGTATATGTGGGACTGTGTCTTCGAAAGCTGGGCATCCATCCTTTCCAGAACAGTGGCTTCAATCACTGGAAAATGGCCTACAGTTTGTGTAGGTATCGCCGAGTTATCACCGTGCATCAGATCTCTCCAGAAGAAATGCACAGAATCTGGAATGACATGTcaagcaagaaacatctcagatGTTAG